A part of Aegilops tauschii subsp. strangulata cultivar AL8/78 chromosome 2, Aet v6.0, whole genome shotgun sequence genomic DNA contains:
- the LOC109734653 gene encoding glutamate--glyoxylate aminotransferase 2 isoform X2 encodes MMGRKALDYEELNENVKKVQYAVRGELYLRASELQKEGKRIIFTNVGNPHALGQKPLTFPRQVVALCQAPFLLDDPNVGLIFPADAIARAKHYLSLAPGGLGAYSDSRGIPGVRQEVAEFIQRRDGYPSDPELIYLTDGASKGVMQMLNAIIRNERDGILVPVPQYPLYSAAISLFGGSLVPYYLEEEANWGLDLVSTRQSVAEARSKGITVRAMVIINPGNPTGQCLSEANIRELLNFCYQENLVLLADEVYQQNVYQDERPFISARKVMFDMGPPVSREVQLISFHTVSKGYWGECGQRGGYFEMTNIPPKTVDEIYKVASIALSPNVPGQIFMGLMVNPPKPGDISYLKYSAESKSILESLRRRAQIMTDGFNSCRNVVCNFTEGAMYSFPQIRLPQRAMDVAKSAGKAPDVYYCLKLLEATGISTVPGSGFGQKEGKPVLLFITIIIIFFTAEPITVCPLEQFVIWNNLQGVPSEDDDPARGGGHAGDHVELQEVQRLVHGAIPGPLEAVKREEDNRIYI; translated from the exons ATGATGGGGAGGAAGGCCCTGGACTACGAGGAGCTCAACGAGAACGTCAAGAAGGTGCAGTACGCCGTGCGCGGGGAGCTCTACCTCCGCGCCTCCGAGCTCCAGAAGGAGGGCAAGCGGATCATCTTCACCAACGTCGGCAACCCGCACGCCCTCGGCCAGAAGCCACTCACCTTCCCCCGCCAG GTGGTGGCGCTCTGCCAGGCTCCCTTCCTCCTCGATGATCCCAACGTCGGCCTCATCTTCCCCGCCGATGCCATCGCGAGGGCCAAGCACTACCTCTCCCTCGCGCCCGGCGGTTTAG GTGCTTACAGTGACTCCCGAGGTATCCCTGGGGTTAGGCAGGAAGTTGCCGAGTTCATTCAGAGGCGTGATGGGTATCCAAG TGATCCAGAGCTTATCTACCTCACTGATGGTGCCAGCAAAGGTGTGATGCAAATGCTCAACGCCATTATCAGAAACGAGAGGGACGGG ATTTTGGTCCCTGTTCCACAATACCCGCTTTATTCTGCTGCCATTTCCCTCTTTGGTGGTTCTCTTGTCCCGTATTATTTGGAAGAAGAGGCTAACTGGGGACTTGATCTTGTCAGTACCCGGCAATCAGTTGCAGAAGCACGGTCAAAGGGAATCACT GTTCGAGCAATGGTGATAATAAACCCAGGAAACCCTACTGGCCAATGCCTGAGTGAAGCAAATATTAGGGAACTTTTGAACTTCTGCTATCAGGAAAACTTGGTTCTGCTTGCAGATGAAGTTTATCAACAGAATGTTTATCAAGATGAACGTCCGTTTATAAGTGCAAGAAAG GTTATGTTTGACATGGGTCCTCCAGTAAGCAGGGAAGTTCAGCTGATTTCTTTCCATACTGTGTCCAAAGGATATTGGGGAGAGTGTGGACAACGTGGTGGGTACTTTGAAATGACAAACATACCTCCCAAG ACTGTCGACGAGATTTACAAGGTTGCATCAATCGCGCTGAGTCCAAATGTTCCTGGGCAGATCTTC ATGGGACTTATGGTGAACCCTCCTAAACCTGGAGACATCTCGTACCTGAAGTATTCTGCTGAAAG TAAGTCTATCCTTGAATCTTTGAGGAGGAGGGCACAAATAATGACAGACGGTTTCAATAGTTGCCGAAATGTTGTCTGCAATTTCACAGAAG GAGCTATGTATTCTTTCCCGCAAATACGGCTGCCGCAAAGAGCTATGGATGTAGCAAAAAGCGCTGGCAAAGCGCCCGATGTTTACTACTGCCTCAAGCTTCTGGAAGCCACTGGAATATCCACTGTTCCAGGCTCAGGTTTTGGTCAGAAAGAAGG GAAACCAGTCCTCCTgttcatcaccatcatcatcatatttTTTACTGCAGAACCAATCACCGTTTGTCCTTTGGAACAATTTGTGATATGGAACAATTTGCAGGGTGTTCCATCTGAGGACGACGATCCTGCCCGCGGAGGAGGACATGCCGGCGATCATGTCGAGCTTCAAGAAGTTCAACGACTCGTTCATGGAGCAATACCAGGACCACTCGAGGCTGTGAAGAGAGAAGAAGACAACCGCATCTACATATAA
- the LOC109734653 gene encoding glutamate--glyoxylate aminotransferase 2 isoform X1, whose product MMGRKALDYEELNENVKKVQYAVRGELYLRASELQKEGKRIIFTNVGNPHALGQKPLTFPRQVVALCQAPFLLDDPNVGLIFPADAIARAKHYLSLAPGGLGAYSDSRGIPGVRQEVAEFIQRRDGYPSDPELIYLTDGASKGVMQMLNAIIRNERDGILVPVPQYPLYSAAISLFGGSLVPYYLEEEANWGLDLVSTRQSVAEARSKGITVRAMVIINPGNPTGQCLSEANIRELLNFCYQENLVLLADEVYQQNVYQDERPFISARKVMFDMGPPVSREVQLISFHTVSKGYWGECGQRGGYFEMTNIPPKTVDEIYKVASIALSPNVPGQIFMGLMVNPPKPGDISYLKYSAESKSILESLRRRAQIMTDGFNSCRNVVCNFTEGAMYSFPQIRLPQRAMDVAKSAGKAPDVYYCLKLLEATGISTVPGSGFGQKEGVFHLRTTILPAEEDMPAIMSSFKKFNDSFMEQYQDHSRL is encoded by the exons ATGATGGGGAGGAAGGCCCTGGACTACGAGGAGCTCAACGAGAACGTCAAGAAGGTGCAGTACGCCGTGCGCGGGGAGCTCTACCTCCGCGCCTCCGAGCTCCAGAAGGAGGGCAAGCGGATCATCTTCACCAACGTCGGCAACCCGCACGCCCTCGGCCAGAAGCCACTCACCTTCCCCCGCCAG GTGGTGGCGCTCTGCCAGGCTCCCTTCCTCCTCGATGATCCCAACGTCGGCCTCATCTTCCCCGCCGATGCCATCGCGAGGGCCAAGCACTACCTCTCCCTCGCGCCCGGCGGTTTAG GTGCTTACAGTGACTCCCGAGGTATCCCTGGGGTTAGGCAGGAAGTTGCCGAGTTCATTCAGAGGCGTGATGGGTATCCAAG TGATCCAGAGCTTATCTACCTCACTGATGGTGCCAGCAAAGGTGTGATGCAAATGCTCAACGCCATTATCAGAAACGAGAGGGACGGG ATTTTGGTCCCTGTTCCACAATACCCGCTTTATTCTGCTGCCATTTCCCTCTTTGGTGGTTCTCTTGTCCCGTATTATTTGGAAGAAGAGGCTAACTGGGGACTTGATCTTGTCAGTACCCGGCAATCAGTTGCAGAAGCACGGTCAAAGGGAATCACT GTTCGAGCAATGGTGATAATAAACCCAGGAAACCCTACTGGCCAATGCCTGAGTGAAGCAAATATTAGGGAACTTTTGAACTTCTGCTATCAGGAAAACTTGGTTCTGCTTGCAGATGAAGTTTATCAACAGAATGTTTATCAAGATGAACGTCCGTTTATAAGTGCAAGAAAG GTTATGTTTGACATGGGTCCTCCAGTAAGCAGGGAAGTTCAGCTGATTTCTTTCCATACTGTGTCCAAAGGATATTGGGGAGAGTGTGGACAACGTGGTGGGTACTTTGAAATGACAAACATACCTCCCAAG ACTGTCGACGAGATTTACAAGGTTGCATCAATCGCGCTGAGTCCAAATGTTCCTGGGCAGATCTTC ATGGGACTTATGGTGAACCCTCCTAAACCTGGAGACATCTCGTACCTGAAGTATTCTGCTGAAAG TAAGTCTATCCTTGAATCTTTGAGGAGGAGGGCACAAATAATGACAGACGGTTTCAATAGTTGCCGAAATGTTGTCTGCAATTTCACAGAAG GAGCTATGTATTCTTTCCCGCAAATACGGCTGCCGCAAAGAGCTATGGATGTAGCAAAAAGCGCTGGCAAAGCGCCCGATGTTTACTACTGCCTCAAGCTTCTGGAAGCCACTGGAATATCCACTGTTCCAGGCTCAGGTTTTGGTCAGAAAGAAGG GGTGTTCCATCTGAGGACGACGATCCTGCCCGCGGAGGAGGACATGCCGGCGATCATGTCGAGCTTCAAGAAGTTCAACGACTCGTTCATGGAGCAATACCAGGACCACTCGAGGCTGTGA
- the LOC109734642 gene encoding protein C2-DOMAIN ABA-RELATED 3, giving the protein MDGLVGLLKVRVVRGINLAYRDARGSDPYVVLRLGKQKLKTSVKKRSVNPIWHEELTLSITNPNAPIKLAVFDKDTFSKDDPMGNADIEVLPFTEVLELDTEGIRNGTVVRSVAPSSGNCLAEESRVCWKNGKFVQDMILRLRNVESGEIMLKLEWVNMKK; this is encoded by the exons ATGGATGGTTTGGTTGGGCTGTTGAAGGTGCGTGTGGTGCGTGGGATCAACCTTGCCTACCGCGACGCAAGAGGCAGTGATCCATATGTTGTCCTTCGCCTCGGCAAGCAG AAACTGAAGACCAGCGTGAAGAAGCGATCCGTGAACCCTATCTGGCATGAGGAGCTAACCCTGTCAATCACGAACCCGAATGCACCAATCAAGCTT GCGGTGTTTGACAAGGACACCTTCAGCAAGGACGACCCAATGGGGAACGCGGACATCGAGGTGCTGCCCTTCACGGAGGTCCTGGAACTGGACACCGAGGGCATCCGCAACGGCACCGTGGTGCGGTCGGTCGCGCCGAGCAGCGGGAACTGCCTCGCCGAGGAGAGCCGCGTGTGCTGGAAGAACGGCAAGTTCGTCCAGGACATGATCCTGCGCCTCCGGAACGTCGAGAGCGGGGAAATAATGCTGAAGCTGGAGTGGGTCAATATGAAGAAGTGA